CGAGCTTCGAGATCGTGGGACCCGTCGCGGCGGTCGTCGCGGTCACGGTCGCGGTCAGTGCGCTCTCGGCCCGGTGGCTCGCGATCCTGCGCTTCGACTCGCGCGTGATCGTCGGGCTGGGCGTCCGGCGCTCGGCGGCTCAGCTGCTCCAGATCGCGCTGGCCGTGGTCCTGGCGGCCGCCGCGACCGCGGCGGCCGGGCCCGTCCCGTTCGTCGCGTTCGTCGCACCGCAGATCGCGTGGCGGGCGCTCGCGACGCAGGGGCCCCCACCGCTCGGCGCGGGGCTCGTGGGAGCGTGCGTGGTGCTCGCCGCCGACCTCGGGGCGCGTTCGCTGCCCGTGGACCTGCCGGTCGGTGTGGTGACCTCGGCGATCGGTGCGCCGTTCCTGCTGTGGCTGCTCCTGCGCGAGAGCAAGGAGGTCCGCTGAGCGTCGGGCGCACGGGCAGGTCGAGCCGGGGCCGCGCGTCGTGGTGCGCGCGGTCGACGCCTGGCGGTCACGGGACGGTGAGGCCGTGCCGGGCGAGCAGCGCGATCCCGTCGGCGAGCGTGACGACTCCGAGCGTGACGGGGCGGCGGGGTGAGCAGAGCGCGACGGCGGCGAGGTAGGTGTCGTGCCGGCCCGCCGAGGGCGCCGCCGGGAGCTCGAGGTCCCGGACCACGAGCCGGTCGGGAGCAGGGAGGAACCCTCCGCTGTGCACGACTCCGGCCGGCCGGTCCGCACGGGACAGGAGGAGGTCGTCGCGCGGTGCGAGGAGCCCCGTGCCGACCGCCTTGAGGACGGCCTCGCGACGGACCCACGACCGCGTGAACGACTCGGCGCCCCACCCGTCGACCGGACTCTCACCCGCCGGGACCGCGTCGAGGAGGTCGGCGAGATGGGCGCGCGCAGGGGCTGCGGACTCGACGTCCACGCCGACGTCCACCCCCGCCCCGACGTCCGACCCGGTGTCGGGAACCGTCGCAGCAGCGGCCCCGGGCAGGGACGGACCCACCGGATCGACGACGGCGACGAGCACCCAGGAGCCCGCGTGCGCGATCGAGAACGACGGCCCCGTCTCGACGAACGGTCGGCCGGGTGCCGCGCCGTCCCGGGCGCCGAGCCGGATGTCGACGTCCTCGGGAGCCTGGTGGAGTCGCTCCCCGAGGACGGCCCGGGTCAGGAGCCGTCCCGTGACGAACCGGTCGTGATCCACGGGCTGTCGGAACCTCGACGCCTTGGCCGCCTCGTCGGCCGACAACCAGGCCTCCGGGCCCGACAGCCAGGGGGTCGGCGGCGCGCACCAGACCGTGACGCTCGCGGTCAGGGGGGACGTCGGCACACCTGTCACCCTAGGTCGTCGGGGCGGCGTCACCCCACCCTGCCCACCGAGTCCTGGGTGAGCCGGAGCAGCGCACCGCGGTAGCCGATCAGCCCCTCGTTCGCGGTGCTCTCGCCGGTCCACAGCACGTCACCCGTCGCCAGGTCGTATCCAGTGCTCCGGGAAGCCCCGTCGGCGCCGAAGGTGAGGACGATCACCTGGGAGCCGTCGGTCGCCGCACCGGACGGGTAGACCGAGTCCTCTCCGGGCACGGTCCACAGCCTGCGGCCCGTGGTCGGGTCGAGAGCGGTCACGCCGTTCGCGCCGTCGCCGACGACGATGACGGCGGCCGTGTGCACGAACAACGCGTTCGCGGACGTCGAGACGTCCCAGAGCTCCTCGCCCTCGGGCGTGAACGCCGCGAGGCCGCTCAGGGTGTCGACGAAGACCGTGCTCTCGCCCGTCCCGTCCGTGGCGGACGGGCGGAGGATCTGACCGGTGACCTCCCACGACGGTGCGCCCGTGCGGTCGAGCACGATCGTGCGCGTGGTCGTCTGGTCGAACCTGGCCGCGGTCGTCGCCGTCAAGGGCTCGACCTGGTCGTCCGGGGCGGCCGGGTCGTCCAGGCGGTCACCGCCCGCATCGAACGACGCGCTGACGCCGCAACCGTCGACCTGGACGACGTGGCCCGCCGTCCAGGCGGTCACCTGGTCGAGCATCAGCACGGGCTCGGTCCCGTCGGGGCGCCCTTGGCACTCCCAGGCCTCGTCCGGTGCGACGAACGGCACCCGGTTCTCCCAGAGCACGTCTCCCGAGAGCGCGTCCTCCAGGGTCACGACGACGCCGCGTCCGCCGGGCACGTCGACGAAGGTCGGGGAGCCGTCCTCGCTCCAGATCTCGCGCCGGCCGACCGGCGGACCGACGGGTCCGTCGCGACGGACCGTCACGACCGTGCTGCCGGGCCCGACGGCGTAGCCCGACGTCTCGTCGACCGCGCCGAGGTCCCTGCGCCCCGTGGTCCGCCCGTCCGGGTCCAGGGCCGTGACCGTCATGGCCTCCGGGGTGCCTGACAGGCACAGGAGGGGGCCGTCGTCCACGGCGAACGGCTGCCAGAAGCTGTTCCGACCACAGATCGCCTGGGGGCCGACCCTCGCCTCCCACACGTCCTGCCCGGTCAGGACGTCGACAGCGGTGACGGTCTCGTCGGTGCCGGAGCCGTCGCGGGCGAGGAGCAGCCCGCCCCAGGGCGTCCAGACCTGGTCTGTCAGGTCGCTCGACCAGATCTCGTGCGGCGGTCCCGTGAAGGGCAGCACCCCGCCCTCGCTCGCGACGAGACGCGTCGCGGTGCGTCGCTCCTCGATCTCCCCGCCGATCGCGAGCCCGCCGGCCACGAGGGCCAGGACACCGGCACCAGCGGCCACAGGCCACCAGCGCTTCCTGCCCGACGGCGCGCCCCCAGACCCAGGGGCCGCGGCCTCCGGGTCGTCGTGGGAGCCGTCAGCACCAGATCCGCCGCCCGCGGCGGCGGCCGACTCGTCGGACCCGGCAGCCTCCGCAGGCCCGGCCCGGTCTGCTGGCACCGGGCGGTCGTCGTCCAGGTCCTCGACGACCTCGAACGACACCGTGCGACTGGCGGCGGACTGGCGGCGGCGCGGCATGGAGCGGAGCCTAGCGGCCCGGGCGGCACACCACGAGCGCCGCCGCGGCCCGCCGCGAAGGGAGGAGCCCGTCAGCGCAGGAACAACCTCGACGCCTGCGCCTCGGCGTCCGCGTACGTCTGGGCGGCGGAGCCCAGCGCGGTCGTGATCGAGTCGAGCGCGGTCTCGACGTGCACCTGCGCGCCCTGCCACTCGGCCAGGACGCCCGCGAACGCGGTGGCCGCGCCGCCCTGCCAGCTCGCCTGGAGGTCCTGGAGGTTGCGCATCATGGCCCCGACCTCGGCGCGGATGGCCGCCACCGATCCTCCGACCGCTGCGCTCGCCTGGGCCACCCGTGCGCTGTCGACCTCGTACCTGCTCATGTCGTCCTGCCTCTCACCGTGCCTGCGGGGCACCGGTCGGCGTCCCGCCCCGGGGCGCGGTGCGCGACCGGGTGAGCAGGACGCTAGAGGCGAGCGGCGCCGTCGGGCAGGGGAGGCACCGTGCCCTGTGGGCGCGGCCTCAGGACACGGGCCTGTGCACGGGTCGCCCCCTCGGCGTGCCAGGTCCGAGGCGAGCTCAGGACGGCGAGGGCGCGACCAGCGCGGGAGGGGCCGACGCCTCGAGCTTCTTCTGCTCCTTGCGCAGGCGCTGCAGCTCGGCGTCCAGGTTCTGCCGCGCGGGCTCCTCCCACGCGGCACCGAGCGGGCTCGAGAACAGCGAACGACGCTCGAGCAGCCTGGTGATGATCGCGGTGCGCGCCCGCAGGTAGTCGGCGAGCGGGATGTGCGCGTACTCGTCGCGCACGTCCTTGAGGTACTCCTTGTACCGCTGGGGCTCGGCCGCGAGCATCGCGAGGTCCGCGTCGCACAGCACGGCGCAGTCGAAGTCCGCGGGGTCCGGCGCGTGGCGCACGAGGGCGTTGACGAGGAACTCGACGCGGCGGCACGCCTTCTCGGGGACGCCCAGGCCCGAGAGCTGCTCGAACGCGAGCGCCGCGCTCGCGCTCGTGTCCTCGCCCCCCTTGTTGGCGTACGCGGCCTTGCGGGCCGCGTCGAAGATCGCGCCGTGGTACCAGGCCGCGAGGCGGACCACGTCGGCGTCGTGCGTCTCCTCCGCGAGCTCGTCGACACGTCCGAGGACGTCGGCGAGGTGACGCAGGTTGTGGAAGTGGCGGTCGGGCTGGCTCCAGCGCTCGAGGAGCCCTTCGCCGACGGCGACGATCTCCTCGGTGGGGGCGCTCGCCCCGGCGCCCTTGCAGCTACGGGTCCAGGAGGTGAGCAACCACTGCGGTGCGTCAGAGGTGGTGACGCCCATGAGATCAGCCTTCTTCGATGCGGGAACAGGATGCGTCGTCGAGCGCGGATGCTCCTTCGAGCCTACGTCCGATCCGCCGACGACCCGCCATCGTAGCCCTGAGTCGGGAGTTCCACATGAACCGTGAGGCCACCGCCCTGCGTGGGGGCCACGGAGATGTGCCCGTGGTGCGCCCCGACGATGGCCGCGACGATCGCCATGCCCAGCCCAGAGCCGCCCGAGGCGCGGTTGCGCGACGAGTCCGCGCGGTAGAACCGCTCGAACACGTGAGCCGCCTGCTCGGGGGTGATGCCCGGTCCGTGGTCGCGCACCTCGAGGACCGCGACGGGGGGCCCGTCGCCGTCCTGGACCTGCGTCCCGAGCGCGATCTCCACGGGGGTACCGGCCGGGGTGTGCTGCGCGACGTTGCCGATCAGGTTGGCGAGCACCTGGCGCAGCCGGTCCTCGTCGCCGATCACGGTGAGGTCCTGGGGCGTGTCCCCGGACGCCCCGCCCAGCCCCACGAGCCGCACCTCGCGCGTCGGGTCGAGGGCGTGCAGGTCACCGGCGGAGTCGCGGGCGAGGGCCGCGAGGTTCACGGGGTCGCGACGGATGGGCCTGCCCTCGTCGAGGCGCGCGAGCGCGAGGAGGTCGTTGACGAGCGTGCCCATGCGGGCCGCGGAGTCCTCGATGCGGCGCATCGTGTCGTCCATCTGCTCGGGGGTCGTCAGGGCGCCCATGCGGTAGAGCTCGCCGTAGCCGCGCACGGTCGCGAGGGGGGTCCTCAGCTCGTGGCTGGCGTCCGAGACGAAGCGTCGCATGCGTGCCTCGGAGGCCTCGGACGCCGCGAACGCGCGTTCGATGTGGTTGAGCATGATGTTGAGCGACTCCGCGAGCGAGCCGACCTCGGTCGTCGGCGGGGCCGGGCGGATTCGCCGTGTCAGGTCGCCTCCCGCGATGTCGGCCGCGGCGACCTCGATCTCGCGCAGCGGCCGGAGGGCACGCTGGACGGCGACGAACGAGATGGCCCCGCCGATCAGCGCGATCCCCAGCCCGCTGATCCCGAGGGTCAGGCCGAGGATCCGGGCCGTCTCGTGGATCTTGGAGAGGGGGAGCGCCGCGAACGCGGTCCCGGCGTCGCCGTCGTTGATGAGGAGCGGCATGACCCGCCAGTCCGACGGGTCGATCGGCACGAACGGCGTGGTCGCGACCCCGACCGTGAACGGCTCGCCACCCATCCGGCGGACCTCGTCGACCGACAGCGCGGGGATGTCGGGGATGCCGAACCGCAGCGCGGTCTCGGGGAGGACGCGCTGCGTCATGCCGCCCTCGTCGAACCGGTAGACGACGTAGTAGTCGCTGGGGAGCGAGTCGCCGCCCGACATGCTCTGCTGCTGCTGCAGCGGCTCGCTCGCGATCGACGCCGCCTCGCGCTCGAGCTGGGAGTCGACCTGGCCCACGAGGTACCTCGACACCACGGTCATGGTCGTGACGGCCGCGATGCCCAGCCCCGTGGCGAGCAGCAGCGTGATGATCGCGACGAGCCGGGTGCGCAGCGGGATCCGCGCGAACCAGCTCCAGCTCTCCGTGGGCACGGTCTTGCCGTAGGGGCGGGTCTCGTGGCCCGCTCGGGACTGCGGGGCGGGAGTGGGTCCCGTGCCCGACGGCGGAGCCTGCGTCCCAGGACGCGCCGCACCCGGGGCGCGGGGACCCGCGGAGGGGCGTGACGGCGTCGGGCGGGAAGCGGGAGGCGGCGGGACGGGGGGCAGGTCGTCCGGAGCCGACGAGCCCGGGGGGCCGGCCGGACCACCGGGCGACGACGAGGGCGTGCTCATGACCGGCGGGTGCTCCCGGACTCCGGAGGGGTGCGCAGCAGGTACCCCACACCGCGCTTGGTGTGGATGAGGGGCTGGACGGGCTCCTCGGTGCCGTCCGGACCGACGACCGTGAGGTTGTCGATCTTGCGTCGCAGGTACGAGATGTAGGACTCGACGATGTTCGCGTCGCCGCCCCAGTCGTACTGCCACACGTGGTCGAGGATCTGCGACTTCGACAGGACGCGGCCCGCGTTGAGCATGAGGTAGCGCAAGAGCTTGAACTCGGTGGGCGACAGGTCCACGACCTGACCCGCGCGGCGCACCTCGTGCGAGTCCTCGTCGAGCTCGAGGTCCGCGAAGCGCAGGACCGCGGAGTCGTCGGGCTCGGCGTGGGTGCGCCGAAGCACCGCGCGGATCCGGGCCACGACCTCCTCGAGGCTGAACGGCTTGGTCACGTAGTCGTCGCCGCCGACCGTGAGGCCCGTGACCTTGTCCTGCGTGTCGTCGCGCGCCGTGAGGAACAGCACGGGCGTGTGGTGCCCTGTCGCGCGCATGCGGCGGGTCACGGTGAAGCCGTCCATGTCGGGCAGCATGACGTCGAGGACCACGAGGTCCGGTTCGACGTCGCGCACGAGCTTGAGCGCGCTCGTGCCGTCCGCGGCCGCGTAGACCTCGAAACCGGCGAAGCGCAGGGACGTGGACAGCAGCTCGCGGATGTTGGGCTCGTCGTCGACCACGACGAGCCGCGCCTCGGGTTCGCTCATGGTTCCAGTGTGCGACCGAACCCTGGGAGTCGCCTGGGCGGCAGCGGTGGAGCCGTGCGCACCCGGGGTGCGGGGGGGCTCGTACCGGGACGTGGCGCGGGTCCGGACGTCCCGGGTTCTGGCAGGTCGTGGGTCGAGGAGGAAGGATGCAGGGATGCGCATCAGTGACGACCACCGCAGAGCGCGACTCGTCGCGCACCAGCTCGACCTCGGGCCCACGGGCCCGCACCCCGTGACCTCGGTCGAGGGCGTCGTCGACCGGCTCGTGGCCCTCCACGCGACCGACGCCCCGAGCGTCTACCTCTCGGTGCTCGCGCGGGTTCCCGGCCTGCGCGTCGAGGACGTGCGGGCCGCGATGTACGAGCGGCGCTCCCTGGTCCGTGTCCTCGCGATGCGCCGCACCCTGTTCGTCGTGCCGCGCGACCTGGTGCCGGTCGTGCACGCGGGGGCGAGCGCCGCCGTCGGGCGCCGGCTGCGTGCCCGTCTCCTCAAGGAGCTCGCGACGATCCCCACGGACCCGCCCGTCGAGGACGCAGAGGGCTTCCTCGCCGGTGCCGAGGCGCAGGTCCACGACGCCCTCGCGGAGCACGGGCCCCTCACGGGCGCACAGCTCTCCGCACGGGCCCCCGCGCTGCGGACCGCTTTCCTGCCGACCACGACCAGGTCGTGGGACGTGCGGCGCTCGCTGACGTCCCCGCTGCTGTCGCTGCTGTCGGCCGAGGGGCGGATCGTCCGGGGCGAGCCGACCGGGGGGTGGTCGTCCAACCGGTTCCTGTGGCGCCCCGTCGAGGACTGGCTGCCGGGAGGCATCCCCGAGCTCGACGAGGCCGCGGCCCGGGTGCGGCTCGCGTCCGCGTGGCTCGGTTCCTTCGGCCCCGCGACCGTCGCGGACCTCCAGTGGTGGACCGGGTGGAACCTGGGGCAGACGCGGGCGGCGCTCTCCGCGCTCGACGTGCGCGAGGTCGAGCTCGAGGGGGTCGGCGCCGGTGTCGCGCTGCGATCCACCGACCTGGCCCCGGCGCCCGACGCCGCTGCCGGGCACGTGGCCCTGCTGCCCTCGCTCGACCCCACCGCCATGGGCTGGAAGCACAGGGACTGGTACCTCGGGCCACACCGCGAACAGCTCTTCGACACGGCGGGGAACATCGGGGCCACCGTCTGGTGGGAGGGCCGCATCGTCGGGGCGTGGGCCGTGCGGCCGGACGGGTCCCCCGCGGTGCGGCTGCTCGAGGACATCGGGACGGACGGGGCCGCGGCCGTCGACGCCGAGGCGGCCCGGCTCACCGGTCTGCTCGACGGGGGCGGCGTGACGGCGTCGTTCCCCACGCCGCTGTACCGCGAGCTGCGGGGCTGACCGCACCCGGGCGTCCCGCGGACGCGAGGAGGGCGGGACCGCGCACGCGGCGCGGTCCCGCCCTCCCGGGGTCCGAGGGGACTCAGAGGTAGCGCAGCGGGTCGAAGTCCTCGAGCGGGATGATCCGGACACGCGGCAGGACGGTCTGGAACGCGCCCACGTTGTCCTCGAGGTCGTAGAAGCTCAGGCCCCGCGACGCCAGCTCGGTGAAGCGCGAGTTGACGAACTCACGGAAGCACAGCAGCCCGACACGGCGGTCGCCGTCCTCGAGCAGCTCCGCGACCTGCGGGATGAAGTCGCCGTCGTGGCTCGCGAGGAGCACGTCGCCCGGGCGGTCCTTGAGTGCTTCGAGGGTGCGCTGGATACCGATGTCCACGACCTTCTCGGAGCTGGACCCGGCCAGCGGGATGGGGCGGTATCCCATCGCGAGCAACGCCTGGACGAACGCCATGGGCATCTGGCCCGACGAGGCGTTGAGGAAGAACAGGGGGGTGACGTCCTGGGCCCACAGGGTGGCCGCGAAGTCGACGATGCGGTCCCAGCGGGGGCGCTCCTCGGGGTTCGGCCGGTGTCCCAGGACGCTCATCCCGAGCGTCGCGTCGATGTTCTCCCCGTCGACGATCACATAGGTGCGGCGCCTGGCCTCACCCTGGGTGCTGACGAGGCCGTTCGACGTGCTGGAGTCCGACATGGGGTCCAGCCTATCCGCCGCTGTGGGGCGGGTCGGTCGCCCGCGCCTGCGTCGGGCCGACGCGGGCGCCCTGACACAGATCCCGCCGAGGCGTGAGCACGGTTTGCATGTGAACCCCAGGTTACGAGTACCTTTCAGCGGTGAACCTCCAGCTTCTCGACCCGGTCCGGATCACGGTCGTCCAGAACTCCCCGGACGTCACCCTGGACGCCTTCGCGGACCGGCTCGGGCCCGACGTCCGTCTGGTGCGCCCCTTCGAGGGAGACGCCCTGCCGGACGTGACCGACGTGGGTGACGGCCTCGTGGTGCTCGGCGGTCGGATGTCCGCCTACGCCGACGACGTCGCGCCGTGGCTCCCCGCGCTGCGAGACCTCCTGGGCGCAGCGGTTCGCTCCGCGGTGCCGACGCTCGGCGTGTGCCTCGGGGCCCAGCTCCTCGCGGTCGCGGGCGGCGGGCACGTGCAGGTCGCGGCCCCTCCCGGGCGCGAGGTCGGCCTGACCCGCGTGTTCTGGAGGTCGGGCGCGGAGGCCGACCCGGTTCTCGGCCCGTTGGCGCGGGCCGCGGCGGGGACGGGCAAGCGTGCCCGCTCGCTCACGCTCAGCATGCACGCCGACGCGATCATCGACCTGCCCGAGGACGCGACCTGGCTCGGCATGTCCGACATGTACCCGTACCAGGCGTTCCGGCTCGGCTCGGCGCTGGGTGTCCAGTTCCATCCGGAGGCGACGCTCGACACGATCCGCCGCTGGTCCGAGGGGCACCCGGACGTCGACACCGAGAACGTCCTCGCCGAAGCGGAGCCGTTCGAGGGTGAGGTCCTGGAGACGGGGCGTCTCCTCGCGGAGTCGTTCCTCGCCGTCGTGCACGACGACGTCGCGTGCCGGGGCGTGCGGGCGTAGGTCCTGCGGCGGGGCGGCCCTGCCTTCCCCGCCGCGCACCGGCTGCGTGTCCGGCGATCGCTACCGGGTGGTCGGTGGCAGGGTGTCGACATGATCCGACACACCGTCGCCTTCCGCCTGCGCCACCCCGAGGGGTCCGCCGCCGAGGCCGCCTTCCTGACCGACGCGCGCGTCCTGGCGCAGATCCCGGGCGTCGAGAGGTTCGAACAGCTCCGCCAGACGAGCACCAAGAACGCGTTCACGTTCGGCTTCTCGATGGAGTTCGCCGACGCCGACGCCTACGCGGCCTACGACGGGCACCCGGACCACCGGGCGTTCGTCGCCCGGCGCTGGGTCCCCGAGGTGGAGGACTTCCTGGAGATCGACTACGAGCCGCTGGCAGCCGACTGACCCCCGAGGCGGCCGGACCCCAGCGGCGGCGCGCACGCCGCGTACGTCGCCCGCGCGAAGGCGGCGACCGGTCGGGGCCCTCGCACGCACGACGGCCGGTGACCTGGTGGTCACCGGCCGTCCTCGTCTCGGGTGTCCGCTGCGGTGGGCCGCCCGCCGGCGGCCCACCGGCGGCCTACCACTGGCCGGGTGCGTCCTGCGTACCTGCCTCGATCGACGTCACGGTCGTGGGCGTGATCTGCGGGGCGGGAGAGGCTCCACCGCTCTTGAGCGCCGCGAGTCGCGCCTCGACCTCGATGTTCGCCCCGGAGGCCTCGAGCTCCTCGAACTGCGCGTCGAGCGAGGACGCGGCGACCTCGGCCTGACCGAGCGCCTTGGCCTCCTCGCGGCGCACCTTCTCCTCGAAGCGCGAGACCTCGCTCGTGGGGTCGAGGACGTTGATCGAGCTGATCGCGCCCTGGACCGTCTGCTGCGCCTCGGCGGACTTCTGGCGGGCGACGAGGGAGTCGCGCTTGGACTTGAGCTCGCCCAGCTTGCCCTTCATCTGCGCGAGGCCGGTCTTGAGCTTCTCGACGGTCTCGCGCTGCGACGCGATGAGCGGCTCGGCCTGGCGGACCTCGCCCTCGGCGGAGATCTGCCGCTGGAGCGCGACCTTGGCGAGGTTGTCGAACTTGTCGGCGCCCGTGGTGTCGCCCGACGAGCGGAACCGGTCGGCCTGCGCGGAGGCCGCGGCGGCCTTGTCGCCCCACTCACGGACGGCTGCGACGTCCTCGTTGTAGTCCTGCTCGGCGAGCCGGAGGTTCCCGATGGTCTGCGCGACGGCCTGCTCGGCGTCGGCGATGCTGTTGGTGTAGTCGCGGACGAGCTGGTCCAGCATCTTCTGCGGGTCCTCTGCGCCATCCAGGAGCGAGTTGATGTTCGCCTTGGC
This region of Oerskovia jenensis genomic DNA includes:
- a CDS encoding WXG100 family type VII secretion target, with protein sequence MSRYEVDSARVAQASAAVGGSVAAIRAEVGAMMRNLQDLQASWQGGAATAFAGVLAEWQGAQVHVETALDSITTALGSAAQTYADAEAQASRLFLR
- a CDS encoding type 1 glutamine amidotransferase, with product MNLQLLDPVRITVVQNSPDVTLDAFADRLGPDVRLVRPFEGDALPDVTDVGDGLVVLGGRMSAYADDVAPWLPALRDLLGAAVRSAVPTLGVCLGAQLLAVAGGGHVQVAAPPGREVGLTRVFWRSGAEADPVLGPLARAAAGTGKRARSLTLSMHADAIIDLPEDATWLGMSDMYPYQAFRLGSALGVQFHPEATLDTIRRWSEGHPDVDTENVLAEAEPFEGEVLETGRLLAESFLAVVHDDVACRGVRA
- a CDS encoding outer membrane protein assembly factor BamB family protein, coding for MPRRRQSAASRTVSFEVVEDLDDDRPVPADRAGPAEAAGSDESAAAAGGGSGADGSHDDPEAAAPGSGGAPSGRKRWWPVAAGAGVLALVAGGLAIGGEIEERRTATRLVASEGGVLPFTGPPHEIWSSDLTDQVWTPWGGLLLARDGSGTDETVTAVDVLTGQDVWEARVGPQAICGRNSFWQPFAVDDGPLLCLSGTPEAMTVTALDPDGRTTGRRDLGAVDETSGYAVGPGSTVVTVRRDGPVGPPVGRREIWSEDGSPTFVDVPGGRGVVVTLEDALSGDVLWENRVPFVAPDEAWECQGRPDGTEPVLMLDQVTAWTAGHVVQVDGCGVSASFDAGGDRLDDPAAPDDQVEPLTATTAARFDQTTTRTIVLDRTGAPSWEVTGQILRPSATDGTGESTVFVDTLSGLAAFTPEGEELWDVSTSANALFVHTAAVIVVGDGANGVTALDPTTGRRLWTVPGEDSVYPSGAATDGSQVIVLTFGADGASRSTGYDLATGDVLWTGESTANEGLIGYRGALLRLTQDSVGRVG
- a CDS encoding PspA/IM30 family protein codes for the protein MAEKQSIFGRITQLAKANINSLLDGAEDPQKMLDQLVRDYTNSIADAEQAVAQTIGNLRLAEQDYNEDVAAVREWGDKAAAASAQADRFRSSGDTTGADKFDNLAKVALQRQISAEGEVRQAEPLIASQRETVEKLKTGLAQMKGKLGELKSKRDSLVARQKSAEAQQTVQGAISSINVLDPTSEVSRFEEKVRREEAKALGQAEVAASSLDAQFEELEASGANIEVEARLAALKSGGASPAPQITPTTVTSIEAGTQDAPGQW
- a CDS encoding NYN domain-containing protein, with the translated sequence MSDSSTSNGLVSTQGEARRRTYVIVDGENIDATLGMSVLGHRPNPEERPRWDRIVDFAATLWAQDVTPLFFLNASSGQMPMAFVQALLAMGYRPIPLAGSSSEKVVDIGIQRTLEALKDRPGDVLLASHDGDFIPQVAELLEDGDRRVGLLCFREFVNSRFTELASRGLSFYDLEDNVGAFQTVLPRVRIIPLEDFDPLRYL
- a CDS encoding 4'-phosphopantetheinyl transferase family protein, whose product is MPTSPLTASVTVWCAPPTPWLSGPEAWLSADEAAKASRFRQPVDHDRFVTGRLLTRAVLGERLHQAPEDVDIRLGARDGAAPGRPFVETGPSFSIAHAGSWVLVAVVDPVGPSLPGAAAATVPDTGSDVGAGVDVGVDVESAAPARAHLADLLDAVPAGESPVDGWGAESFTRSWVRREAVLKAVGTGLLAPRDDLLLSRADRPAGVVHSGGFLPAPDRLVVRDLELPAAPSAGRHDTYLAAVALCSPRRPVTLGVVTLADGIALLARHGLTVP
- a CDS encoding sensor histidine kinase: MPTESWSWFARIPLRTRLVAIITLLLATGLGIAAVTTMTVVSRYLVGQVDSQLEREAASIASEPLQQQQSMSGGDSLPSDYYVVYRFDEGGMTQRVLPETALRFGIPDIPALSVDEVRRMGGEPFTVGVATTPFVPIDPSDWRVMPLLINDGDAGTAFAALPLSKIHETARILGLTLGISGLGIALIGGAISFVAVQRALRPLREIEVAAADIAGGDLTRRIRPAPPTTEVGSLAESLNIMLNHIERAFAASEASEARMRRFVSDASHELRTPLATVRGYGELYRMGALTTPEQMDDTMRRIEDSAARMGTLVNDLLALARLDEGRPIRRDPVNLAALARDSAGDLHALDPTREVRLVGLGGASGDTPQDLTVIGDEDRLRQVLANLIGNVAQHTPAGTPVEIALGTQVQDGDGPPVAVLEVRDHGPGITPEQAAHVFERFYRADSSRNRASGGSGLGMAIVAAIVGAHHGHISVAPTQGGGLTVHVELPTQGYDGGSSADRT
- a CDS encoding HD domain-containing protein; the encoded protein is MGVTTSDAPQWLLTSWTRSCKGAGASAPTEEIVAVGEGLLERWSQPDRHFHNLRHLADVLGRVDELAEETHDADVVRLAAWYHGAIFDAARKAAYANKGGEDTSASAALAFEQLSGLGVPEKACRRVEFLVNALVRHAPDPADFDCAVLCDADLAMLAAEPQRYKEYLKDVRDEYAHIPLADYLRARTAIITRLLERRSLFSSPLGAAWEEPARQNLDAELQRLRKEQKKLEASAPPALVAPSPS
- a CDS encoding winged helix DNA-binding domain-containing protein, giving the protein MRISDDHRRARLVAHQLDLGPTGPHPVTSVEGVVDRLVALHATDAPSVYLSVLARVPGLRVEDVRAAMYERRSLVRVLAMRRTLFVVPRDLVPVVHAGASAAVGRRLRARLLKELATIPTDPPVEDAEGFLAGAEAQVHDALAEHGPLTGAQLSARAPALRTAFLPTTTRSWDVRRSLTSPLLSLLSAEGRIVRGEPTGGWSSNRFLWRPVEDWLPGGIPELDEAAARVRLASAWLGSFGPATVADLQWWTGWNLGQTRAALSALDVREVELEGVGAGVALRSTDLAPAPDAAAGHVALLPSLDPTAMGWKHRDWYLGPHREQLFDTAGNIGATVWWEGRIVGAWAVRPDGSPAVRLLEDIGTDGAAAVDAEAARLTGLLDGGGVTASFPTPLYRELRG
- a CDS encoding response regulator transcription factor; translation: MSEPEARLVVVDDEPNIRELLSTSLRFAGFEVYAAADGTSALKLVRDVEPDLVVLDVMLPDMDGFTVTRRMRATGHHTPVLFLTARDDTQDKVTGLTVGGDDYVTKPFSLEEVVARIRAVLRRTHAEPDDSAVLRFADLELDEDSHEVRRAGQVVDLSPTEFKLLRYLMLNAGRVLSKSQILDHVWQYDWGGDANIVESYISYLRRKIDNLTVVGPDGTEEPVQPLIHTKRGVGYLLRTPPESGSTRRS
- a CDS encoding Dabb family protein, which produces MIRHTVAFRLRHPEGSAAEAAFLTDARVLAQIPGVERFEQLRQTSTKNAFTFGFSMEFADADAYAAYDGHPDHRAFVARRWVPEVEDFLEIDYEPLAAD